From one Dermacentor variabilis isolate Ectoservices chromosome 3, ASM5094787v1, whole genome shotgun sequence genomic stretch:
- the LOC142575243 gene encoding T-cell activation inhibitor, mitochondrial-like, protein MSTRMSRSMVLWARFTFRFTGCSTCVRLSSVEAPRAVTWNDVSTALRPFYFIVHPDMFWNHPAEKQTNENSLKQLNAYIESLLQKQTARPLNLNFYLRQVKATTVPPQPFKNVQIKLASQNVHATVHDVLTSCSLPTDHLDSLNPKPQWKSASRKPEHRQSPTSAKYEYEPPVDDDFFARHEWTVDGRPSYNLGRFLRDNVHTARERSALSSPARAEAFRLSKETVTELGLEDLRWECDWGSGHYRGSLESFRRLCQQHPEVAASLRGRTLILGRTTGVSLDGHVVLSIEDVRHSWLSLLRSLARYDAYVRLVPPAERALSETLRGIRVEHRRFKPAVAAKAYVQQLSKLTVALHRHIWIKGFPSDWPARLTDHQLGVECEAGPLMLSPTGQFLAPASCPPALLLDFVGSQLSTAEQRRLLYRSQRRFETQLHQLCIETLNLESLSKEDDVTPDRMVLCCERLLRAALWLEPLLSGCRLHVSHYCSVLQDGLICLPWDWHE, encoded by the exons ATGTCTACCAGAATGTCAAGGAGTATGGTCCTATGGGCGCGGTTTACGTTTCGTTTTACTGGCTGTTCTACCTGCGTTCGCTTGTCGTCCGTTGAGGCGCCAAGGGCAGTGACCTGGAACGATGTCTCGACAGCTTTGCGTCCCTTCTACTTCATTGTGCATCCTGACATGTTCTGGAATCATCCTGCTGAAAAACAGACAAACGAGAACTCTCTCAAGCAACTCAACGCATATATAGAGTCTCTGTTGCAGAAGCAGACGGCGAGGCCATTGAATCTAAACTTCTATCTGCGTCAGGTAAAAGCCACGACAGTGCCGCCGCAGCCGTTCAAGAACGTGCAGATCAAGCTCGCTAGTCAGAACGTCCACGCTACTGTACATGATGTGTTAACTTCGTGCAGCCTTCCCACGGACCATCTTGATTCGCTCAATCCGAAACCGCAATGGAAATCGGCCAGTCGCAAGCCGGAGCACAGGCAGTCGCCGACGTCTGCGAAGTACGAATACGAGCCTCCCGTGGACGATGACTTTTTTGCTCGTCACGAGTGGACCGTGGACGGCCGCCCCAGCTATAATTTGGGACGGTTCTTACGCGACAACGTTCACACGGCTCGTGAACGTTCGGCGCTGAGCAGCCCCGCTCGAGCAGAAGCGTTTCGCCTGTCTAAGGAGACGGTGACCGAGCTGGGTCTCGAAGACCTGCGTTGGGAATGTGACTGGGGCTCTGGTCACTACCGCGGATCTCTCGAGAGCTTCCGGCGACTGTGCCAACAGCACCCCGAAGTGGCGGCCAGCTTGCGCGGCCGCACGCTGATACTTGGGAGAACAACGGGTGTCTCGCTTGACGGGCACGTCGTACTGAGCATCGAGGATGTACGCCACAGCTGGCTGTCGCTGCTGCGCTCGCTGGCCCGCTACGACGCATACGTGAGGCTGGTGCCACCCGCTGAGCGTGCCCTGTCCGAGACGCTGCGCGGGATCCGTGTCGAGCACCGTAGGTTCAAGCCAGCAGTTGCAGCCAAGGCATATGTGCAGCAGCTGAGCAAGCTAACCGTGGCACTCCATCG ACACATCTGGATCAAGGGTTTCCCTAGTGACTGGCCAGCACGTCTCACAGACCACCAGTTGGGCGTTGAATGTGAGGCAGGCCCTCTGATGCTGTCGCCTACGGGACAGTTCTTGGCTCCAGCCTCCTGCCCACCAGCACTTCTCCTGGATTTTGTTGGTTCACAGTTGTCCACGGCTGAACAGAGACGCCTCCTTTACAGAAGCCAGCGGCGCTTTGAAACACAGTTGCATCAGCTCTGTATCGAAACACTCAACCTGGAGTCACTTTCCAAAGAGGATGATGTTACGCCGGACCGGATGGTGCTTTGCTGCGAGCGGCTCCTCAGGGCAGCATTGTGGCTAGAACCACTGCTGAGTGGCTGTCGTCTCCATGTGTCTCACTACTGCTCCGTCCTGCAAGATGGCCTTATCTGTCTCCCTTGGGACTGGCATGAGTAG